From a region of the Salvelinus fontinalis isolate EN_2023a chromosome 13, ASM2944872v1, whole genome shotgun sequence genome:
- the LOC129868959 gene encoding nuclear factor related to kappa-B-binding protein-like isoform X1: protein MDVLDHMLTDPLDSEKVNDGRITEECMLGDCRVSIPEDLLEDPEIFFAVLSESTWSKVLTHEQRQHLRQLLPHFPDDNTSEQDRTISDLFNNQNFCFGNPLHLAQKLFKDGHFNPEVVMYRELCAKSQKKRQLYSLQQYYHKLLKQILVSRKELLELAVRSGPDIAVKRKCPARTPGEMQEQRVRGRVCWILREVKTECGDRYPSSDDDASSLPTPQSPSSPTPTVSVRVLPSLSTQDMKTTDKPELGANDMRAMLRRHREKRRRQPDHPDLMTSDIHLGDMMSRVDMGRKGAMLALFDPARPKRKMREERRKKMRRIKVESEDPCQALMPSEAPSLDTPVTPLPSVKEEPLGEVQDNPVMVEEIAVTFFNLLENILRLEGLASTAMLEEKVRQWQTSPASSLNPRFSSASCWSDMVLPALHFLAGESKVGMMALPSGFTPYVVFRENSQQWEWIGLEGPSQNGQKDLSALWQLWVDSKDLVVVKAECEELTEMTSPTPRASWTDYVVRASTGDERHVFQVQEQQRYDQPHKAFTFRMHGFESQVGPVKGVFDKMSLNKAREHTLLRSDRPAYVTILSLVRDAAARLPNGEGTRAEICELLKDSQFLAPDVTSAQVNTVVSGALDRLHYEKDPCVKYDIVRKLWNYLHRDRGQEEFEKIHQAQATAAKARKTLQQKPKPASKPSGSKEDGGKTSGDLEAGDMGGPMSPTPSTPGTPKSPLAPVATTPTKAGIPDSVKTGPGFLLVSPPPIPQLGTLLSSSQSGPQVSQPSTSQHSARVVGHQSGSPPQVRVVSAQTARGQQAMLVQQTPRQIRVPVTVGAKVITQTVVSLPLRTLSFGSPTQGQAARGQTTLSMSGLTTAQTGFPGSPAHHPASPAVLQGVTSQNIIQQVAITGQMGVTAQGGAAIPIPATNLRIQGKDVLRLPLSSITTDSKGQTVLRITPEMMATLTKSPVTTFKLTPDMLGTATTKSISATLHLTPPHHSSPCSPASSSGDVLTSKTYAGTTTLLKAAGDAMRLMPTLAVTMAEQKARTFSTVSSSDSKSGTTIQIMPGLGVIPQKRGQAITVTTTTGSKPVSTGAATVPIAPSGVAVAKGVTIGPSASGSQTQGTATATVRQVPVTATVVSTRPGKLPARIPGPLSVLSQPLKSKSGMTTPILKGNISTNISSLGRNIILTAMPAGTKLIAGNKPVSFVTAQELQQLQQQGQATQVRFRTVPAQQLSAAGSPKSVSAAVVTTAPSPKRTPDPPPPAQ, encoded by the exons ATGGATGTCCTTGATCACATGCTGACAGACCCCCTGGACTCAGAGAAGGTCAATGATGGGCGCATCACTGAAGAGTGCATGTTGGGAGACTGTCGAGTGAGCATTCCAGAAGACCTGCTTGAGGAT CCTGAAATCTTCTTCGCTGTGCTGAGTGAAAGCACATGGTCTAAAGTACTGACCCATGAACAGAGGCAGCATCTCCGTCAATTGTTACCGCACTTTCCCGACGACAACACCTCTGAGCAGGACCGCACCATCAGTGACCTCTTCAACAACCAGAACTTCTGCTTCGGAAACCCCTTGCACCTTGCACAGAAACTGTTCAAAG ATGGCCATTTTAATCCAGAAGTGGTCATGTACAGAGAGCTGTGTGCCAAGTCCCAGAAAAAACGTCAGCTCTACTCTTTGCAGCAGTACTACCACAAACTCCTCAAACAGATCCTGGTCTCTAGAAAG GAACTACTGGAGTTGGCGGTCCGCAGTGGCCCTGACATCGCGGTAAAGAGAAAGTGCCCCGCCCGGACGCCTGGTGAGATGCAGGAACAGAGGGTTAGAGGAAGAGTCTGTTGGATACTAAGGGAAGTTAAAACGGAGTGTGGAGACCGATACCCGTCATCTGACGATGATG CCTCTTCGCTGCCAACACCTCAGTCTCCTTCCTCTCCCACACCTACGGTCTCTGTCAGGGTTCTGCCCAGTCTCTCCACCCAGGACATGAAAACCACCG ATAAGCCAGAGCTGGGAGCGAATGACATGAGAGCCATGCTACGGAGACATAGAGAAAAGAGGAGACGACAACCG GATCATCCAGATTTGATGACCTCTGACATCCACTTGGGCGACATGATGTCTAGAGTGGACATGGGTCGTAAGGGCGCCATGTTGG CACTGTTTGACCCGGCTCGGCCCAAGAGGaagatgagggaggagaggagaaagaagatGAGGAGAATTAAAGTGGAGTCCGAGGATCCCTGTCAGGCTCTGATGCCTTCAGAAGCTCCATCACTTGACACCCCAGTCACTCCACTGCCCAGTGTCAAGGAAGA GCCGTTGGGGGAGGTGCAGGACAACCCTGTCATGGTGGAGGAGATTGCTGTGACCTTCTTCAACCTGCTGGAGAATATCCTGAGACTAGAGGGGCTCGCCAGCACAGCCATG TTGGAGGAGAAGGTCCGACAGTGGCAGACATCTCCAGCTAGTTCCCTGAACCCCCGGTTCTCCTCGGCCTCCTGCTGGTCAGATATGGTGCTGCCGGCCCTGCACTTCCTGGCTGGGGAGAGTAAAG ttGGTATGATGGCTCTTCCCAGTGGCTTCACCCCTTATGTTGTGTTCAGGGAAAACTCACAGCAATGGGAATGGATTG GTCTTGAAGGTCCCAGTCAGAATGGACAGAAGGATTTGAGTGCTCTGTGGCAGCTGTGGGTCGACTCCAAGGACCTGGTTGTGGTCAAG GCAGAATGTGAAGAACTAACAGAGATGACTTCTCCCACCCCTAGAGC CAGTTGGACAGACTACGTGGTGCGTGCCAGCACTGGAGACGAGAGGCATGTTTTTCAAGTGCAG GAGCAACAGCGGTATGACCAGCCACACAAAGCTTTCACCTTCAGAATGCATGGCTTTGAGTCTCAGGTGGGGCCTGTTAAAGGGGTCTTTGACAAGATGTCTCTCAACAAAGCCAGAGAACACACTCTGCTGCGCTCGGACCGCCCAGCCTATGTCACCATCCTCTCCCTGG TGCGGGACGCAGCAGCCCGGCTGCCCAACGGAGAGGGGACCAGGGCTgagatctgtgagctgctcaagGACTCTCAGTTCCTGGCACCAGATGTCACCAGTGCTCAG GTGAACACGGTTGTGAGTGGGGCTCTGGACAGGCTGCACTATGAGAAGGACCCCTGTGTGAAGTATGACATCGTCCGCAAGCTGTGGAACTACCTGCACCGCGACCGCGGTCAGGAGGAGTTTG AGAAAATTCACCAGGCTCAAGCTACCGCTGCCAAGGCCAGAAAGACACTGCAGCAGAAACCTAAACCTGCATCCAAGCCT TCTGGCAGTAAGGAGGACGGTGGTAAGACCTCTGGAGACCTGGAAGCTGGTGATATGGGGGGTCCCATGTCCCCAACTCCCAGCACCCCTGGAACCCCCAAATCACCCCTCGCCCCTGTAGCCACAACCCCCACCAAAGCTGGGATCCCAGATTCAGTCAAGACCGGTCCTGG TTTTCTCTTAGTGTCTCCTCCCCCCATTCCTCAACTGGGGACCCTGTTGTCCAGCAGCCAGTCTGGCCCACAGGTCTCTCAGCCATCTACCTCCCAGCACTCAGCCAGGGTAGTGGGCCACCAGTCAGGCTCTCCGCCTCAGGTACGAGTGGTCTCTGCCCAGACAGCAAGAGGACAGCAGGCCATGTTGGTGCAACAGACCCCTCGACAGATCAGAGTGCCAGTCACCGTGGGTGCTAAGGTCATCACACAG ACCGTGGTGTCGTTACCACTAAGGACCCTGTCTTTTGGTAGCCCCACCCAGGGGCAGGCAGCCAGAGGGCAGACGACCCTGTCGATGTCAGGCCTGACCACTGCTCAGACTGGCTTCCCTGGCAGCCCTGCACACCACCCAGCCTCCCCCGCTGTCCTACAGGGAGTCACCAGCCAGAACATCATCCAACAG GTGGCCATCACAGGCCAGATGGGCGTGACGGCTCAAGGTGGAGCAGCTATTCCAATACCCGCTACGAATCTCCGCATCCAAGGCAAAGATGTGCTCCGCctgcccctctcctccatcaccacAGACTCTAAAGGACAGACGGTGCTGCGGATCACACCTGAAATGATGGCCACCCTCACCAAGTCCCCCGTCACCACCTTCAAACTCACCCCCGACATGTTAGGCACCGCCACCACCAAGAGCATATCTGCTACTCTCCATTTGACCCCACCCCACCACTCCTCCCCCTGCAGCCCAGCCTCCTCCTCGGGTGACGTTCTGACGAGCAAGACCTACGCTGGCACCACCACCCTGCTGAAGGCTGCAGGGGACGCTATGCGCCTGATGCCCACCCTGGCAGTCACTATGGCCGAGCAGAAGGCCAGAACCTTCTCCACCGTCTCCTCGTCTGACTCGAAGAGTGGCACCACCATACAAATAATGCCCGGCCTCGGGGTCATCCCACAGAAACGGGGTCAAGCCATCACCGTGACAACCACCACCGGCAGCAAACCAGTCTCCACTGGGGCTGCGACTGTCCCCATAGCCCCCAGCGGAGTGGCCGTAGCTAAAGGGGTGACGATTGGCCCTTCTGCCTCAGGCTCTCAGACTCAGGGAACAGCCACAGCTACTGTCCGCCAGGTCCCCGTCACAGCCACAGTGGTGTCCACACGACCA GGGAAGCTACCAGCTCGGATCCCAgggcctctgtctgtcctcagcCAACCACTTAAAAGCAAGAGTGGGATGACCACGCCCATACTGAAAGGAAACATCAGTACGAA TATCAGCAGTCTGGGCAGGAACATCATCCTCACCGCCATGCCTGCAGGCACCAAGCTGATAGCTGGGAACAAGCCAGTCAGCTTTGTCACGGCGCAAGAGTTACAGCAGCtgcagcaacaggggcaggccaCTCAG GTGCGTTTCCGGACGGTGCCAGCCCAGCAGCTCTCTGCAGCAGGCTCCCCCAAGTCTGTGTCCGCTGCCGTAGTCACCACCGCCCCCTCACCCAAACGAACCCCGGACCCGCCACCGCCGGCACAGTGA
- the LOC129868959 gene encoding nuclear factor related to kappa-B-binding protein-like isoform X2 → MDVLDHMLTDPLDSEKVNDGRITEECMLGDCRVSIPEDLLEDPEIFFAVLSESTWSKVLTHEQRQHLRQLLPHFPDDNTSEQDRTISDLFNNQNFCFGNPLHLAQKLFKDGHFNPEVVMYRELCAKSQKKRQLYSLQQYYHKLLKQILVSRKELLELAVRSGPDIAVKRKCPARTPGEMQEQRVRGRVCWILREVKTECGDRYPSSDDDASSLPTPQSPSSPTPTVSVRVLPSLSTQDMKTTDKPELGANDMRAMLRRHREKRRRQPDHPDLMTSDIHLGDMMSRVDMGRKGAMLALFDPARPKRKMREERRKKMRRIKVESEDPCQALMPSEAPSLDTPVTPLPSVKEEPLGEVQDNPVMVEEIAVTFFNLLENILRLEGLASTAMLEEKVRQWQTSPASSLNPRFSSASCWSDMVLPALHFLAGESKVGMMALPSGFTPYVVFRENSQQWEWIGLEGPSQNGQKDLSALWQLWVDSKDLVVVKAECEELTEMTSPTPRAWTDYVVRASTGDERHVFQVQEQQRYDQPHKAFTFRMHGFESQVGPVKGVFDKMSLNKAREHTLLRSDRPAYVTILSLVRDAAARLPNGEGTRAEICELLKDSQFLAPDVTSAQVNTVVSGALDRLHYEKDPCVKYDIVRKLWNYLHRDRGQEEFEKIHQAQATAAKARKTLQQKPKPASKPSGSKEDGGKTSGDLEAGDMGGPMSPTPSTPGTPKSPLAPVATTPTKAGIPDSVKTGPGFLLVSPPPIPQLGTLLSSSQSGPQVSQPSTSQHSARVVGHQSGSPPQVRVVSAQTARGQQAMLVQQTPRQIRVPVTVGAKVITQTVVSLPLRTLSFGSPTQGQAARGQTTLSMSGLTTAQTGFPGSPAHHPASPAVLQGVTSQNIIQQVAITGQMGVTAQGGAAIPIPATNLRIQGKDVLRLPLSSITTDSKGQTVLRITPEMMATLTKSPVTTFKLTPDMLGTATTKSISATLHLTPPHHSSPCSPASSSGDVLTSKTYAGTTTLLKAAGDAMRLMPTLAVTMAEQKARTFSTVSSSDSKSGTTIQIMPGLGVIPQKRGQAITVTTTTGSKPVSTGAATVPIAPSGVAVAKGVTIGPSASGSQTQGTATATVRQVPVTATVVSTRPGKLPARIPGPLSVLSQPLKSKSGMTTPILKGNISTNISSLGRNIILTAMPAGTKLIAGNKPVSFVTAQELQQLQQQGQATQVRFRTVPAQQLSAAGSPKSVSAAVVTTAPSPKRTPDPPPPAQ, encoded by the exons ATGGATGTCCTTGATCACATGCTGACAGACCCCCTGGACTCAGAGAAGGTCAATGATGGGCGCATCACTGAAGAGTGCATGTTGGGAGACTGTCGAGTGAGCATTCCAGAAGACCTGCTTGAGGAT CCTGAAATCTTCTTCGCTGTGCTGAGTGAAAGCACATGGTCTAAAGTACTGACCCATGAACAGAGGCAGCATCTCCGTCAATTGTTACCGCACTTTCCCGACGACAACACCTCTGAGCAGGACCGCACCATCAGTGACCTCTTCAACAACCAGAACTTCTGCTTCGGAAACCCCTTGCACCTTGCACAGAAACTGTTCAAAG ATGGCCATTTTAATCCAGAAGTGGTCATGTACAGAGAGCTGTGTGCCAAGTCCCAGAAAAAACGTCAGCTCTACTCTTTGCAGCAGTACTACCACAAACTCCTCAAACAGATCCTGGTCTCTAGAAAG GAACTACTGGAGTTGGCGGTCCGCAGTGGCCCTGACATCGCGGTAAAGAGAAAGTGCCCCGCCCGGACGCCTGGTGAGATGCAGGAACAGAGGGTTAGAGGAAGAGTCTGTTGGATACTAAGGGAAGTTAAAACGGAGTGTGGAGACCGATACCCGTCATCTGACGATGATG CCTCTTCGCTGCCAACACCTCAGTCTCCTTCCTCTCCCACACCTACGGTCTCTGTCAGGGTTCTGCCCAGTCTCTCCACCCAGGACATGAAAACCACCG ATAAGCCAGAGCTGGGAGCGAATGACATGAGAGCCATGCTACGGAGACATAGAGAAAAGAGGAGACGACAACCG GATCATCCAGATTTGATGACCTCTGACATCCACTTGGGCGACATGATGTCTAGAGTGGACATGGGTCGTAAGGGCGCCATGTTGG CACTGTTTGACCCGGCTCGGCCCAAGAGGaagatgagggaggagaggagaaagaagatGAGGAGAATTAAAGTGGAGTCCGAGGATCCCTGTCAGGCTCTGATGCCTTCAGAAGCTCCATCACTTGACACCCCAGTCACTCCACTGCCCAGTGTCAAGGAAGA GCCGTTGGGGGAGGTGCAGGACAACCCTGTCATGGTGGAGGAGATTGCTGTGACCTTCTTCAACCTGCTGGAGAATATCCTGAGACTAGAGGGGCTCGCCAGCACAGCCATG TTGGAGGAGAAGGTCCGACAGTGGCAGACATCTCCAGCTAGTTCCCTGAACCCCCGGTTCTCCTCGGCCTCCTGCTGGTCAGATATGGTGCTGCCGGCCCTGCACTTCCTGGCTGGGGAGAGTAAAG ttGGTATGATGGCTCTTCCCAGTGGCTTCACCCCTTATGTTGTGTTCAGGGAAAACTCACAGCAATGGGAATGGATTG GTCTTGAAGGTCCCAGTCAGAATGGACAGAAGGATTTGAGTGCTCTGTGGCAGCTGTGGGTCGACTCCAAGGACCTGGTTGTGGTCAAG GCAGAATGTGAAGAACTAACAGAGATGACTTCTCCCACCCCTAGAGC TTGGACAGACTACGTGGTGCGTGCCAGCACTGGAGACGAGAGGCATGTTTTTCAAGTGCAG GAGCAACAGCGGTATGACCAGCCACACAAAGCTTTCACCTTCAGAATGCATGGCTTTGAGTCTCAGGTGGGGCCTGTTAAAGGGGTCTTTGACAAGATGTCTCTCAACAAAGCCAGAGAACACACTCTGCTGCGCTCGGACCGCCCAGCCTATGTCACCATCCTCTCCCTGG TGCGGGACGCAGCAGCCCGGCTGCCCAACGGAGAGGGGACCAGGGCTgagatctgtgagctgctcaagGACTCTCAGTTCCTGGCACCAGATGTCACCAGTGCTCAG GTGAACACGGTTGTGAGTGGGGCTCTGGACAGGCTGCACTATGAGAAGGACCCCTGTGTGAAGTATGACATCGTCCGCAAGCTGTGGAACTACCTGCACCGCGACCGCGGTCAGGAGGAGTTTG AGAAAATTCACCAGGCTCAAGCTACCGCTGCCAAGGCCAGAAAGACACTGCAGCAGAAACCTAAACCTGCATCCAAGCCT TCTGGCAGTAAGGAGGACGGTGGTAAGACCTCTGGAGACCTGGAAGCTGGTGATATGGGGGGTCCCATGTCCCCAACTCCCAGCACCCCTGGAACCCCCAAATCACCCCTCGCCCCTGTAGCCACAACCCCCACCAAAGCTGGGATCCCAGATTCAGTCAAGACCGGTCCTGG TTTTCTCTTAGTGTCTCCTCCCCCCATTCCTCAACTGGGGACCCTGTTGTCCAGCAGCCAGTCTGGCCCACAGGTCTCTCAGCCATCTACCTCCCAGCACTCAGCCAGGGTAGTGGGCCACCAGTCAGGCTCTCCGCCTCAGGTACGAGTGGTCTCTGCCCAGACAGCAAGAGGACAGCAGGCCATGTTGGTGCAACAGACCCCTCGACAGATCAGAGTGCCAGTCACCGTGGGTGCTAAGGTCATCACACAG ACCGTGGTGTCGTTACCACTAAGGACCCTGTCTTTTGGTAGCCCCACCCAGGGGCAGGCAGCCAGAGGGCAGACGACCCTGTCGATGTCAGGCCTGACCACTGCTCAGACTGGCTTCCCTGGCAGCCCTGCACACCACCCAGCCTCCCCCGCTGTCCTACAGGGAGTCACCAGCCAGAACATCATCCAACAG GTGGCCATCACAGGCCAGATGGGCGTGACGGCTCAAGGTGGAGCAGCTATTCCAATACCCGCTACGAATCTCCGCATCCAAGGCAAAGATGTGCTCCGCctgcccctctcctccatcaccacAGACTCTAAAGGACAGACGGTGCTGCGGATCACACCTGAAATGATGGCCACCCTCACCAAGTCCCCCGTCACCACCTTCAAACTCACCCCCGACATGTTAGGCACCGCCACCACCAAGAGCATATCTGCTACTCTCCATTTGACCCCACCCCACCACTCCTCCCCCTGCAGCCCAGCCTCCTCCTCGGGTGACGTTCTGACGAGCAAGACCTACGCTGGCACCACCACCCTGCTGAAGGCTGCAGGGGACGCTATGCGCCTGATGCCCACCCTGGCAGTCACTATGGCCGAGCAGAAGGCCAGAACCTTCTCCACCGTCTCCTCGTCTGACTCGAAGAGTGGCACCACCATACAAATAATGCCCGGCCTCGGGGTCATCCCACAGAAACGGGGTCAAGCCATCACCGTGACAACCACCACCGGCAGCAAACCAGTCTCCACTGGGGCTGCGACTGTCCCCATAGCCCCCAGCGGAGTGGCCGTAGCTAAAGGGGTGACGATTGGCCCTTCTGCCTCAGGCTCTCAGACTCAGGGAACAGCCACAGCTACTGTCCGCCAGGTCCCCGTCACAGCCACAGTGGTGTCCACACGACCA GGGAAGCTACCAGCTCGGATCCCAgggcctctgtctgtcctcagcCAACCACTTAAAAGCAAGAGTGGGATGACCACGCCCATACTGAAAGGAAACATCAGTACGAA TATCAGCAGTCTGGGCAGGAACATCATCCTCACCGCCATGCCTGCAGGCACCAAGCTGATAGCTGGGAACAAGCCAGTCAGCTTTGTCACGGCGCAAGAGTTACAGCAGCtgcagcaacaggggcaggccaCTCAG GTGCGTTTCCGGACGGTGCCAGCCCAGCAGCTCTCTGCAGCAGGCTCCCCCAAGTCTGTGTCCGCTGCCGTAGTCACCACCGCCCCCTCACCCAAACGAACCCCGGACCCGCCACCGCCGGCACAGTGA